From Streptomyces zhihengii, the proteins below share one genomic window:
- a CDS encoding beta-N-acetylhexosaminidase — MKSTAPRASLPRLVPQPAHLAPAPGSFTLDADTALAAAPGAEDAARLLRTLLAPATGLALPERSDGAVRLALDPALRRLGAEGYRLTVAPGGVRLSAGGPRGLTAAVQTLRQLLPPEALSDEPVRGVPWTVPGVAITDAPRFPWRGAMLDVARRFRPVDFLHRYVDLLALHKLNVLHLHLTDDQGWRMPVPALPRLTEVGGHPHGGAYTTAELTALVRHAAERGITVVPEIEMPGHVRAALAAYPRLGNHPGRALGVWDRWGVCDTVLGVHDDALGFCRTVLDEVMDVFPSPHVHIGGDECPTTEWHAAPSALRRVADEGLPGPGALHGWLMDRVGRHVLDAGRTPVAWTGDGADLPAYFTVMAWLDADHGRAAARRGHDVVMAPHRSTYLDYPQSAGPDEPPGQPGGVVDLRAVHGTDPAPAHWGPLESARVLGTQGQLWTEYVPTAAHAEYLAFPRLCALAETAWTGRRDWPGFRRRLHHHRTRLDTLRVPRRLSPAPTR, encoded by the coding sequence GTGAAGAGCACCGCCCCGCGCGCCTCCCTGCCCCGCCTCGTCCCGCAGCCCGCCCACCTGGCCCCCGCACCCGGCTCGTTCACCCTCGACGCCGACACCGCGCTCGCCGCGGCCCCCGGCGCCGAGGACGCGGCCCGGCTGCTGCGGACCCTGCTCGCCCCGGCCACCGGGCTCGCGCTGCCCGAGCGGTCCGACGGCGCCGTCCGCCTCGCCCTCGACCCGGCCCTGCGCCGGCTCGGCGCGGAGGGGTACCGGCTCACCGTCGCCCCGGGCGGAGTGCGGCTGTCCGCCGGCGGCCCCCGGGGACTGACCGCGGCCGTCCAGACCCTGCGTCAGCTCCTGCCTCCCGAGGCCCTGTCGGACGAGCCCGTGCGCGGAGTCCCGTGGACCGTGCCCGGCGTCGCGATCACCGACGCCCCGCGCTTCCCCTGGCGCGGCGCCATGCTCGACGTGGCCCGCAGGTTCCGCCCGGTGGACTTCCTGCACCGCTACGTCGACCTCCTCGCCCTGCACAAGCTCAACGTCCTCCACCTCCACCTCACCGACGACCAGGGCTGGCGGATGCCCGTCCCCGCCCTGCCCCGGCTCACCGAGGTCGGCGGCCACCCCCACGGCGGCGCCTACACCACGGCCGAACTCACCGCACTGGTACGGCACGCCGCCGAGCGCGGCATCACCGTCGTCCCCGAGATCGAGATGCCCGGCCACGTCCGCGCCGCGCTCGCCGCCTACCCCCGTCTGGGGAACCACCCCGGCCGCGCGCTCGGCGTCTGGGACCGCTGGGGCGTCTGCGACACCGTCCTCGGGGTGCACGACGACGCCCTCGGCTTCTGCCGCACCGTCCTCGACGAGGTGATGGACGTCTTCCCCTCGCCGCATGTGCACATCGGCGGCGACGAGTGCCCCACCACCGAATGGCACGCGGCCCCGTCCGCGCTGCGCCGGGTCGCCGACGAGGGACTCCCGGGGCCCGGCGCGCTCCACGGCTGGCTGATGGACCGGGTCGGCCGCCATGTCCTGGACGCCGGGCGCACCCCCGTCGCCTGGACCGGCGACGGGGCCGACCTGCCCGCGTACTTCACCGTCATGGCCTGGCTCGACGCCGACCACGGCCGCGCCGCCGCCCGCCGGGGACACGACGTCGTCATGGCCCCGCACCGCTCCACCTACCTCGACTACCCCCAGTCCGCCGGCCCGGACGAACCCCCGGGCCAGCCCGGGGGCGTCGTCGACCTGCGCGCCGTCCACGGCACCGACCCCGCGCCCGCGCACTGGGGCCCGCTGGAGAGCGCCCGGGTCCTCGGGACCCAGGGCCAGCTCTGGACCGAGTACGTCCCCACCGCGGCGCACGCCGAATACCTCGCCTTCCCCCGGCTCTGCGCCCTGGCCGAGACCGCCTGGACCGGACGCCGCGACTGGCCGGGCTTCCGCCGGCGCCTGCACCACCACCGGACCCGGCTCGACACCCTCCGGGTGCCGCGCCGCCTTTCACCCGCCCCCACCCGATGA
- a CDS encoding GntR family transcriptional regulator, whose translation MNDSSSGRLLKRERVREHLLGLIEVRRPGDPIPSERTLCAELGVSRPTLRAAADELVATGVLVREHGRGMFVAPDKITQRLAPDDAAFTVPRASGSWSGTVLETALRPAGARIGRRLEMSPAAGLRYIARLRLVDGVPMAIEHLHIPAGLVPAALAPAELESGELYDHLRDNHGVRVEEATQSIEPTVVGEAEAALLGVPVLSPALLIERLTRDSAGRPVEYVHSIYRGDRYRIVSRLDFTRDGTVTSSAEGTAY comes from the coding sequence ATGAACGACAGCTCCTCCGGCAGGCTGCTGAAGCGGGAACGGGTGCGCGAGCACCTGCTCGGTCTGATCGAGGTCCGCCGCCCCGGCGACCCGATCCCCTCCGAGCGCACCCTCTGCGCCGAACTCGGCGTCTCCCGGCCCACCCTGCGCGCGGCGGCCGACGAACTGGTGGCGACGGGAGTGCTGGTGCGCGAACACGGACGCGGCATGTTCGTCGCCCCCGACAAGATCACCCAGCGGCTCGCCCCGGACGACGCCGCCTTCACCGTGCCGCGGGCGTCCGGGAGCTGGTCGGGCACCGTGCTGGAGACCGCGCTGCGGCCGGCGGGGGCCCGGATCGGCCGCCGGCTGGAGATGTCCCCGGCCGCCGGGCTGCGCTACATCGCGCGGCTGCGCCTGGTGGACGGCGTCCCGATGGCCATCGAGCACCTGCACATCCCGGCCGGTCTCGTGCCCGCCGCGCTCGCCCCGGCGGAGCTGGAGTCGGGCGAGCTCTACGACCATCTGCGGGACAACCACGGCGTCCGCGTCGAGGAGGCCACCCAGTCGATCGAACCGACCGTGGTCGGCGAGGCCGAGGCGGCGCTGCTCGGGGTGCCGGTGCTCTCCCCCGCCCTGCTGATCGAACGCCTCACCCGCGACTCGGCCGGACGCCCCGTCGAGTACGTCCACTCGATCTACCGGGGCGACCGCTACCGGATCGTCTCCCGGCTGGACTTCACCCGGGACGGCACGGTGACCTCCTCCGCCGAGGGGACTGCATACTGA
- a CDS encoding MFS transporter: MPVRAGPLGGSRASGAGARRTARRFSHVRCRYGPDPSAVLARPVPVRAGPPARPTRGLCAGCANARRAPCGRARTRRFGSRRPTGPDRWGPGHARWAWPRAHGTLPLVPSPTPPGAPPMASPPSARTGSRPGGGGAEARPLLRDAAFLRLWSGTTASGLATWALPFVLGLAVLDDTLTPGVLGLLLAARTVGFLAAVAVGGVLADRHARRSVVLWSSLAAAASSPLLAAGLGRSDLLMASAAALAGAGQGACRPAFQALTAEIVDAGRRTRANAALTLAVRGTTLAGPAATALLATVVGTAALLLGIGALWLIAAFVPGRPKTRPADGADGAGAADGAGADNAAGPADAAGPAGAADADDAQDPRGARDPQHTRDPQDAGGPASAGGTHPGGQGVPARRTRRPGRSVRPVVPAPAGGTRREEATAPQLLAAPVGGEPSPERESPARRRSSLWREFGEGLREARRHPWFMAGLGALAAVAATAYSVTAVVLPVISRDRYGGEFVLAAATTAYTVGALAGALVAARLPAPSQGWVALAGLATSGLAPLSLVLPLHAGVVLAAYAVAGAGIELFNVPWFTATQREMAPDRLARVSSLDFLVSYGLAPVGLALIAPAVAAAGAAPVLLVCAVTCFAAPAAAAFATGARHLSRPRGNLSAAAPDN; encoded by the coding sequence GTGCCGGTACGCGCCGGACCCCTCGGCGGTTCTCGCGCGTCCGGTGCCGGTGCGCGCCGGACCGCTCGGCGGTTCTCGCACGTCCGGTGCCGGTACGGACCGGACCCCTCGGCGGTTCTCGCACGTCCGGTGCCGGTACGCGCCGGGCCGCCGGCGCGGCCGACACGCGGGCTGTGCGCGGGCTGTGCGAACGCCCGGCGCGCCCCGTGCGGGCGGGCCCGCACGCGGCGGTTCGGGTCGCGCCGGCCCACCGGGCCTGACCGGTGGGGCCCCGGCCATGCCCGGTGGGCATGGCCGCGTGCGCACGGCACACTCCCTCTCGTCCCGTCGCCCACGCCTCCAGGAGCCCCGCCCATGGCATCGCCGCCCTCCGCACGGACCGGCTCCCGACCCGGCGGCGGCGGGGCGGAGGCGCGGCCGCTGCTGCGCGACGCCGCCTTCCTGCGGCTGTGGAGCGGCACCACGGCATCGGGCCTGGCGACCTGGGCACTGCCCTTCGTCCTGGGCCTCGCCGTGCTCGACGACACCCTCACGCCGGGGGTGCTCGGACTGCTGCTGGCCGCCCGCACGGTGGGCTTCCTCGCCGCGGTGGCCGTCGGCGGGGTGCTGGCGGACCGGCACGCCCGGCGCTCCGTCGTGCTGTGGTCCTCGCTCGCCGCGGCGGCCTCGTCGCCCCTGCTCGCCGCCGGGCTCGGACGCTCCGACCTACTCATGGCGTCCGCGGCGGCCTTGGCGGGAGCGGGGCAGGGAGCATGCCGGCCCGCCTTCCAGGCGCTCACCGCGGAGATCGTGGACGCCGGGCGCCGGACCCGTGCGAACGCGGCGCTCACCCTCGCCGTGCGCGGCACCACCCTCGCGGGGCCCGCGGCGACCGCCCTGCTGGCGACCGTCGTCGGCACGGCGGCGCTGCTCCTGGGCATCGGAGCCCTCTGGCTGATCGCGGCGTTCGTCCCGGGACGGCCGAAGACGCGCCCGGCGGACGGGGCGGACGGGGCGGGCGCGGCGGACGGGGCGGGCGCCGACAACGCGGCGGGCCCAGCGGACGCGGCGGGCCCAGCTGGCGCGGCGGACGCTGACGACGCGCAGGACCCCCGGGGCGCGCGGGACCCGCAGCACACCCGGGACCCGCAGGACGCGGGAGGCCCGGCCTCCGCGGGCGGCACCCACCCCGGCGGCCAAGGGGTGCCGGCGCGCCGCACCCGACGGCCGGGCCGGAGCGTCCGTCCCGTCGTGCCGGCCCCGGCGGGCGGCACGCGCCGCGAGGAGGCGACGGCACCTCAGCTCCTGGCGGCACCGGTCGGCGGCGAGCCGTCCCCGGAGCGTGAATCCCCTGCGCGGAGGAGGAGTTCGCTCTGGCGGGAGTTCGGGGAGGGACTGCGGGAGGCGCGGCGGCATCCGTGGTTCATGGCCGGGCTCGGCGCGCTGGCGGCGGTCGCGGCGACCGCCTACTCGGTGACCGCCGTCGTGCTGCCGGTCATCAGCCGCGACCGCTACGGCGGGGAGTTCGTGCTGGCCGCGGCGACGACCGCCTACACGGTCGGCGCGCTCGCCGGGGCCCTGGTGGCGGCCCGGCTGCCCGCCCCCTCCCAGGGCTGGGTCGCGCTGGCGGGCCTGGCGACGTCCGGTCTGGCGCCGCTGAGCCTGGTGCTGCCGCTGCACGCGGGCGTGGTGCTCGCGGCGTACGCGGTCGCCGGGGCGGGCATCGAGCTGTTCAACGTGCCCTGGTTCACGGCGACCCAGCGCGAGATGGCCCCCGACCGGCTGGCGCGGGTGTCGTCGCTCGACTTCCTGGTGTCGTACGGGCTCGCCCCGGTGGGCCTCGCCCTGATCGCCCCCGCCGTGGCGGCGGCCGGTGCCGCCCCGGTGCTCCTGGTCTGCGCCGTCACCTGCTTCGCCGCCCCCGCGGCCGCCGCGTTCGCGACCGGCGCCCGCCATCTTTCGCGCCCCCGCGGGAACTTGTCCGCCGCCGCACCCGACAACTGA
- a CDS encoding class I SAM-dependent methyltransferase yields the protein MFSPARGEAVGELVDGSALLDLPPGSRILDLCCGPGLFAVPLALKGHRVTGVDLSPSMLERARTACAAAGADVRLVRADMLTFTEPESYDVVLNVFTSFGYFADPADNLAVLRNALRSLVPGGRLIVDVMGKEVLAGWIGRPQAVDLPDGSYVVQRDTVLDSWRRLRTDWTLVRGDRARTASILSHLYSAAELHGLFAEAGFTEVECFGDFDGGPYDQTSRRLVVTGVRRAL from the coding sequence ATGTTCTCCCCCGCCCGGGGCGAGGCGGTCGGCGAGCTCGTCGACGGCTCGGCGCTGCTGGACCTGCCGCCCGGGTCCCGGATCCTCGATCTGTGCTGCGGACCCGGGCTGTTCGCGGTGCCGCTGGCGCTGAAGGGCCACCGGGTGACGGGCGTGGACCTCTCCCCCTCGATGCTGGAGCGCGCCCGGACCGCCTGCGCCGCAGCGGGGGCGGACGTCCGGCTGGTGCGGGCCGACATGCTGACGTTCACCGAACCCGAGTCCTACGACGTGGTGCTCAACGTGTTCACCTCGTTCGGCTACTTCGCCGACCCGGCCGACAACCTCGCGGTGCTGCGCAACGCGCTGCGCAGCCTGGTGCCCGGCGGGCGGCTGATCGTGGACGTCATGGGCAAGGAGGTGCTGGCCGGCTGGATCGGGCGGCCGCAGGCCGTCGACCTGCCCGACGGGTCGTACGTCGTGCAGCGCGACACCGTCCTCGACAGCTGGCGGCGGCTGCGCACCGACTGGACGCTGGTGCGCGGCGACCGGGCGCGGACCGCCTCGATCCTGTCCCACCTCTACAGCGCCGCGGAACTGCACGGCCTCTTCGCCGAGGCCGGCTTCACGGAGGTGGAGTGCTTCGGCGACTTCGACGGGGGTCCCTACGACCAGACGTCGCGCCGTCTGGTCGTCACCGGCGTCCGGAGGGCGCTGTGA
- a CDS encoding pyridoxal-phosphate dependent enzyme, producing the protein MTAPGGRAPLRTPVAVPVPVPVPVHDHITDALKDPAFVRLGEGVVLARFETMKVYAALGAVRELLASGRISPGHTLVDSSSGIYALALAMACHRHGLRCHIVASTTVDAAMRAQLEVLGATVDQMPPSQSLRLDQERRVRHVRRLLAERPGLHWMRQYHDRVHHAGYRELARLAAAALPGREITVVGAVGTGASTGGLTQALTDEGRRVRLVGIQPFGSVTFAGERFSDPDAIIAGIGSSIPFGNVRHELYDTLHWLDFRHAMAGAVGLLREHAVFAGLSTGAAHLVAAWEAARHPGRTHLVLGADTGHRYTERVFARHAEADDPRTLRPVRAAGPAEVRPPWSVMEWAGRPAPESARLREDPPPVAAPAVGGRTV; encoded by the coding sequence GTGACGGCGCCCGGCGGCCGCGCGCCGCTGCGGACGCCCGTAGCCGTGCCCGTGCCCGTACCCGTGCCGGTGCACGACCACATCACCGACGCGCTGAAGGACCCGGCGTTCGTGCGCCTCGGCGAGGGCGTGGTGCTCGCCCGCTTCGAGACGATGAAGGTGTACGCCGCCCTCGGCGCGGTGCGCGAACTCCTGGCCTCCGGCCGGATCTCCCCCGGGCACACCCTGGTGGACAGCTCCAGCGGCATCTACGCGCTCGCCCTGGCCATGGCCTGCCACCGCCACGGGCTGCGCTGCCACATCGTCGCGTCGACCACGGTGGACGCCGCGATGCGCGCCCAACTGGAGGTGCTGGGGGCCACGGTCGACCAGATGCCGCCCTCGCAGAGTCTGCGGCTGGACCAGGAGCGGCGGGTCCGGCATGTGCGGCGGCTGCTCGCCGAGCGGCCCGGCCTGCACTGGATGCGCCAGTACCACGACCGGGTCCACCACGCGGGGTACCGCGAGCTGGCCCGGCTCGCCGCCGCCGCGCTCCCCGGACGCGAGATCACCGTGGTCGGCGCGGTGGGCACCGGTGCGTCCACCGGCGGGCTCACCCAGGCGCTGACCGACGAGGGGCGGCGGGTGCGGCTGGTGGGCATCCAGCCGTTCGGCAGTGTCACGTTCGCGGGCGAACGGTTCAGCGACCCGGACGCGATCATCGCGGGGATCGGCAGCTCCATCCCGTTCGGCAACGTGCGCCACGAGCTGTACGACACCCTGCACTGGCTCGACTTCCGGCACGCCATGGCGGGCGCGGTGGGCCTGCTGCGCGAACACGCCGTCTTCGCCGGCCTGTCGACGGGCGCCGCGCACCTGGTCGCGGCGTGGGAGGCGGCCCGGCACCCGGGGCGGACGCATCTGGTGCTCGGCGCGGACACCGGGCACCGCTACACCGAGCGGGTGTTCGCCCGGCACGCGGAGGCCGACGACCCCCGCACCCTGCGGCCGGTACGGGCGGCCGGCCCGGCCGAGGTACGGCCCCCGTGGTCGGTCATGGAGTGGGCCGGCCGGCCCGCGCCGGAGAGCGCGCGGCTGCGCGAGGACCCGCCGCCGGTGGCGGCGCCCGCGGTGGGAGGAAGGACCGTATGA
- a CDS encoding ATP-grasp domain-containing protein, whose product MTIASLESLSFGLGRTAEAAAAAGHRLCLLTADRSVYLHELSVLPAGAVTVVDVDTFDRDAVRRALGALPGLAGLINTTDTWSLPAAEVAAEFGLPGPDPAAVRVLRDKAEVRRRLHAAGLSAGAALPVAADPSAAGEVVRRIGLPAVVKDRSGTSSRDVWITPDKDALRRALAEAGERGLDGRLFAEPYLAGPLYSAETLGFGGETRLLGVFSRQTSRRPAVREEAAAFPVALGAELTAEVAGWVGRVLAAAGHTDGFAHVEFVLTAQGPELVEINRRIGGALVGEALCRALGTNVYEALVATTLGRRPALLDGLRADGAAGYDGDAVAFVLVYADRPGTLTGWDGLDGLAAFPGAVRWYPTREPGAVLAHTGDQRGCTGMVWAEGPTAELAMHRAWSAAVTVRPLMRDAPAG is encoded by the coding sequence ATGACGATCGCCTCGCTGGAGTCCCTGTCGTTCGGGCTGGGCCGGACCGCGGAGGCGGCGGCCGCCGCCGGGCACCGGCTCTGCCTGCTGACCGCCGACCGCTCCGTCTATCTGCACGAACTGTCCGTGCTGCCCGCCGGGGCGGTGACCGTCGTCGACGTCGACACCTTCGACCGGGACGCCGTCCGGCGCGCGCTGGGGGCCCTGCCCGGTCTCGCGGGCCTGATCAACACGACCGACACCTGGAGCCTGCCGGCCGCCGAAGTGGCGGCGGAGTTCGGCCTGCCGGGCCCGGACCCGGCCGCCGTGCGCGTCCTGCGGGACAAGGCGGAGGTCCGCCGCCGGCTGCACGCGGCGGGTCTGAGCGCGGGCGCCGCCCTGCCGGTGGCCGCCGATCCGTCGGCCGCGGGCGAGGTGGTCCGGCGGATCGGGCTGCCCGCGGTCGTCAAGGACCGCTCGGGCACCTCCTCGCGGGACGTGTGGATCACCCCCGACAAGGACGCGCTGCGCCGGGCGCTCGCCGAGGCGGGTGAACGCGGCCTGGACGGACGGCTGTTCGCCGAGCCGTACCTCGCCGGTCCGCTGTACAGCGCCGAGACGCTCGGCTTCGGCGGCGAGACCCGGCTGCTGGGCGTGTTCAGCCGCCAGACCTCCCGGCGGCCGGCCGTGCGCGAGGAGGCGGCGGCGTTCCCCGTGGCCCTCGGCGCGGAGTTGACGGCCGAGGTCGCCGGCTGGGTGGGGCGGGTGCTCGCGGCGGCCGGCCACACCGACGGCTTCGCCCATGTCGAGTTCGTCCTCACCGCCCAGGGGCCCGAACTCGTCGAGATCAACCGCAGGATCGGCGGCGCGCTGGTCGGCGAGGCGCTCTGCCGCGCGCTCGGGACCAATGTGTACGAGGCGCTGGTCGCCACCACCCTCGGCCGCCGGCCGGCGCTGCTCGACGGCCTCCGGGCGGACGGCGCGGCCGGGTACGACGGGGACGCCGTCGCCTTCGTCCTCGTCTACGCGGACCGTCCGGGGACGCTCACCGGCTGGGACGGCCTGGACGGGCTGGCGGCGTTCCCCGGCGCGGTGCGCTGGTACCCGACCCGGGAGCCGGGCGCCGTCCTGGCGCACACCGGTGACCAGCGGGGCTGCACGGGCATGGTGTGGGCCGAGGGGCCGACGGCCGAACTCGCCATGCACCGCGCGTGGAGCGCGGCCGTCACGGTCCGCCCGCTGATGCGCGACGCCCCCGCCGGCTGA
- a CDS encoding sigma-70 family RNA polymerase sigma factor, which produces MTLARLPAQRRVLTEPRHRSPYRSTSRDIDITAWALQAARGDQDAAERFVRATYDDVRRFLAHLTSDVPGADDLAQETYLRALSGLAGFAGRSCARTWLLAIARRVAVDRYRAAAARPLIADTADWQAAADRAQPRHLPGFEESIAVYDTLRTMESGRREAFVLTQVVGLSYAEAARAAGCPVGTVRSRVARARRDLVTAWTDDAVLPGDPLLGQVLR; this is translated from the coding sequence ATGACGCTTGCCCGCTTGCCGGCGCAGCGCCGCGTGCTCACCGAGCCGCGGCACCGCAGCCCCTACCGCAGCACCTCTCGTGACATCGATATCACCGCCTGGGCGCTCCAGGCCGCGCGCGGCGACCAGGACGCCGCGGAACGCTTCGTCAGGGCGACCTACGACGACGTGCGGAGGTTCCTCGCGCACCTCACGTCCGACGTCCCCGGCGCCGACGACCTGGCCCAGGAGACCTATCTGCGGGCCCTGTCGGGACTGGCCGGATTCGCCGGCCGCTCCTGCGCCCGCACCTGGCTGCTCGCCATCGCCCGCCGGGTGGCCGTCGACCGCTACCGTGCCGCCGCCGCCCGGCCGCTGATCGCCGACACCGCCGACTGGCAGGCGGCGGCGGACCGGGCGCAGCCCCGTCATCTGCCGGGCTTCGAGGAGTCGATCGCCGTCTACGACACCCTGCGCACCATGGAGTCCGGGCGCCGCGAGGCGTTCGTCCTCACCCAGGTGGTGGGTCTGTCGTACGCGGAGGCGGCACGGGCCGCCGGCTGCCCGGTGGGCACCGTCCGCTCCCGGGTGGCCCGTGCCCGGCGCGATCTGGTGACGGCCTGGACCGACGACGCGGTGCTCCCCGGGGACCCCCTGCTCGGGCAGGTCCTGCGCTGA
- a CDS encoding ferric reductase-like transmembrane domain-containing protein, with protein sequence MEPTREPAQSPSAPVPERVVAPRSGREGPTVTDPAAAAAPAPRSAADGPGRSRTDPGPPGAGRPGPGRITLRSDLRASLPDGLLALLVTAVVFVVIFVRIEAKTSSTLTVMPFMEDTGAFWVYFLSQAFGWSALLWAWGTVVLGLLLSGPRPGWIRLSGPSLERLHRTTSLNTIALIFAHALLFAVELIRHDKSAWYARAWTAFVESFVPGGYDSGTGATAIPIGQAALYLAIPLGLLFYVRHRFGPKTWRILHRFVIVVYVLSVWHTLLYGTNVWYDGWFRNTVWLLQLPIAALFLVRLMKPARRSERLGAPAGSPALWSLRATGRVAAALVLIALVTVMVTGRDGGRTVPPADTSSSHNHD encoded by the coding sequence ATGGAACCGACCCGCGAGCCCGCCCAGTCCCCCTCCGCGCCCGTACCGGAGCGCGTCGTCGCCCCGCGTTCCGGGCGCGAGGGGCCGACCGTCACCGACCCCGCGGCAGCCGCCGCGCCCGCCCCCCGGTCCGCCGCCGACGGGCCGGGCAGATCCCGTACCGACCCGGGCCCACCCGGCGCCGGCCGGCCGGGGCCCGGCCGGATCACCCTGCGCTCCGACCTCCGGGCGTCCCTGCCGGACGGGCTGCTCGCCCTGCTCGTCACCGCCGTCGTGTTCGTCGTCATCTTCGTCCGCATCGAGGCGAAGACCTCCTCGACGCTGACCGTCATGCCGTTCATGGAGGACACCGGGGCGTTCTGGGTGTACTTCCTCAGCCAGGCGTTCGGCTGGTCCGCGCTGCTCTGGGCGTGGGGCACGGTCGTGCTCGGGCTGCTGCTCTCGGGGCCCAGGCCGGGCTGGATACGGCTGTCGGGGCCGTCGCTGGAGCGCCTGCACCGCACCACCAGCCTCAACACGATCGCCCTGATCTTCGCGCACGCGCTGCTGTTCGCGGTGGAGCTGATCCGCCACGACAAGAGCGCCTGGTACGCGCGCGCCTGGACGGCGTTCGTGGAGTCGTTCGTACCGGGCGGCTACGACTCCGGCACCGGCGCGACGGCCATCCCGATCGGGCAGGCCGCGCTCTATCTGGCGATCCCGCTCGGCCTCCTCTTCTATGTGCGCCACCGCTTCGGGCCGAAGACCTGGCGGATCCTGCACCGTTTCGTGATCGTGGTGTACGTGCTGAGCGTCTGGCACACCCTGCTCTACGGCACGAACGTCTGGTACGACGGCTGGTTCCGGAACACCGTGTGGCTGCTCCAGCTCCCGATCGCGGCGCTGTTCCTGGTGCGGCTGATGAAGCCCGCCAGGCGCTCCGAGCGGCTGGGCGCCCCGGCCGGGTCGCCGGCGCTCTGGTCGCTGCGGGCGACGGGCCGGGTGGCGGCGGCGCTCGTGCTGATCGCGCTGGTCACGGTCATGGTCACCGGCCGGGACGGCGGACGCACCGTCCCCCCCGCCGACACCTCGTCCTCGCACAACCACGACTGA
- a CDS encoding Gfo/Idh/MocA family protein, which yields MSPQPARLRAAVVGTGAIARGSHLPALAEHADEVGLVAAVDVNPAMLDDFRAAAGTDVKGYTRLDEMLADARPDLVLLGSPPAFHREQTVQALNAGAWVLCEKPLCLSLAEYDAIAAAEAPGGAAGPYASVVFQHRYGSGAAHARELLTTGALGRPLVAHCQTTWYRDAAYYSVPWRGRWATEGGGPSMGHGIHQMDLMLHLLGDWTEIRAMAGRLVHDVESEDVSTALVRFADGTMATVVNSVVSPQEVSRIRVDCADATVELTHLYGHSNDDWVYTPAPHAAGDAARVRSWRTPAANRPSSHGAQLGEVLAAMRAGTRPPGSGADARRTVEFVAALYKSAFTGRPVHAGEIVPGDPYYPAMHGGDPAWAPAGAAGAGA from the coding sequence ATGTCACCCCAACCCGCCCGGCTGCGGGCCGCCGTCGTCGGCACCGGAGCCATCGCCCGGGGCTCCCATCTGCCCGCCCTGGCCGAGCACGCGGACGAGGTCGGCCTCGTCGCCGCCGTCGACGTGAACCCGGCGATGCTCGACGACTTCCGTGCCGCAGCGGGCACGGACGTCAAGGGCTACACCCGGCTCGACGAGATGCTCGCCGACGCCCGCCCCGACCTGGTGCTCCTCGGCTCGCCGCCGGCCTTCCACCGCGAGCAGACCGTCCAGGCCCTGAACGCCGGCGCCTGGGTGCTGTGCGAGAAGCCCCTGTGCCTGTCGCTCGCCGAGTACGACGCCATCGCCGCGGCCGAGGCCCCCGGCGGGGCCGCGGGCCCGTACGCCTCCGTCGTCTTCCAGCACCGCTACGGCTCCGGCGCCGCCCACGCGCGCGAGCTGCTGACCACCGGAGCGCTGGGCAGGCCGCTGGTCGCCCACTGCCAGACCACCTGGTACCGGGACGCCGCCTACTACTCCGTGCCCTGGCGCGGACGCTGGGCCACCGAGGGCGGCGGGCCGTCCATGGGACACGGCATCCACCAGATGGACCTGATGCTGCATCTGCTCGGCGACTGGACGGAGATCCGGGCCATGGCCGGCCGGCTCGTCCACGACGTGGAGAGCGAGGACGTCTCCACCGCGCTGGTCCGCTTCGCCGACGGCACCATGGCCACGGTCGTCAACAGCGTCGTCTCGCCGCAGGAGGTCAGCCGGATCCGCGTCGACTGCGCCGACGCCACCGTCGAGCTGACCCATCTGTACGGCCACAGCAACGACGACTGGGTCTACACCCCGGCCCCGCACGCCGCCGGGGACGCGGCACGCGTCCGCTCCTGGCGCACGCCCGCCGCGAACCGGCCGAGCTCGCACGGCGCCCAGCTCGGTGAGGTCCTCGCGGCCATGCGCGCCGGCACCCGGCCGCCCGGCAGCGGCGCGGACGCCCGCAGGACGGTCGAGTTCGTGGCCGCGCTCTACAAGTCGGCCTTCACCGGCCGCCCGGTGCACGCCGGGGAGATCGTCCCCGGCGACCCGTACTACCCGGCCATGCACGGCGGCGACCCCGCGTGGGCCCCGGCGGGCGCAGCGGGGGCGGGGGCATGA